The sequence CGTACCGGTTCGCTTGAACCTGGTAAGGATGCCAATATCGTCGTAAGTGAAGGCGATATCCTGGATATGCGGACCAGTATCATCACGCATGCATTTATCCAGGGCCGGCTTATTGACCTGACGGATAAACACAAACAATTATACGAGCGCTATAAGCAGAAATACGATATTAAATAATTACTAAAGCAATTGAAACGTGGAAGCCAAACTTCCACGTTTCAGTTTTTAGTCCTATATTTATCCGGAAGGTTACCTTTTATGGTTTCCGGAATTAATTGAAAGCGCTTTCCCTAACATTGCTTGTTTATTAACGAGCAGCCATACAAAAAACATTTACTAACAAAAAAAATGTTATTGTATGAAAAAGCAATTCCTCACCGCAGTTTCCTTACGTTTATTATTCGCTTCAGTAGTATTGGCCCCTGGTGCAACAGCATCCGCAACAGGCGTTAAAAGCAATGACTTTATGGTACGCCCGGTTTACAAGGTGGACAGCCTCATGGCTGTACAGCCCGAGATCCGGTACATCGGGTATAACGAAGACTACTATTACTTTGAAGTACAGATCAGTAATCCATCCGCCAGTAAACTGGATATCGTGCTGACTGATAAGTCCACGAAAAACATATTGTATACTGATTCATTTACAGACATTAATTACCTGAAAAAAGTGGCCATCCCGCGCGAGAATGTCCTGCTGCAATGGGATGTCACCAATAAGTCGATAAAAGGAAAAACCGGTCAGCGAACCTATTCGCTAAGCACAGCAGTAAAAATCAAAGAGGAAGTAAAAGTAACCCGGCTTTAAGGTTTATGGAATAGTTATTGTACCTGTTTAGGTACAATAACTATTTTATGAAGTTCCTCAGACTGGCGTTTTTACTTGCCCTGCCTTTATTGACTATGCAGTTTGCCTGTTCAAAGTCCAATGACAACTCAGGCAATAATCCACCATATACAAGTGGAACCTGGATCGTGCATTTATTTACAGACAGCGGTACAGACGAAACCAGCGATTTTGCAGGCTATGATTTTGTATTTGCCACCGATGGTAAACTTACAGCCACGAAATCTGGCGTAACTACCACGGGTACCTGGTCTGCCCGTACGGATGACGGCAAGCAAAAGCTCGAACTGAACCTGGTTACTACTGATGCTGTATTGATGCAGGTCAATAATGATTGGATCATTCTCAGTTCTTCTTCTTCATTATTGGAACTGGGCGATGATAATGGTGCTTCTGGTGAAGTCCTTCATTTTATGAAGAAATAATTCATTTTTTGCTATTAACTTAAGCAGCTAATTACTGCTTATGTCTTCCCCAACGATCCGGATTGGCGCCATTGATATCCTTCGTGCACTGACCATGCTCCTGATGATCTTCGTGAATGACCTCTGGTCACTCAAAGGCATTCCGGATTGGCTGGAACATGTGCCTGCCGATGCAGATGGCATGGGCCTCGCAGATACAGTGTTTCCCGGCTTCCTGTTCATTGTAGGTATGTCTGTGCCTTTTGCCATAAGAAACAGGCACCAGAAAGGCGACAGTAACTGGCTGGTCAGCTGGCATATTCTTAAAAGGAGTTTTGCCCTGTTAGTAATGGGCGTCTTCCTTGTGAATGGTGAGTACATCAATAGTGCTGCAACAGGTTTGCCTGTATTGTGGTGGAATGTGTTGTCCTGCACCGGATTCATTTTACTCTGGAATAATTATCCGAAAAGCCTGCCCCGAACGGTGGTCATTATTTTACAGTCACTGGCTGCAGCAGTGCTACTGTATCTTGCGATTATTTTCCGGGGCGGTGAAGGGTCCTCTTTATCGCGTTTCTCCACCTGGTGGTGGGGGATACTCGGACTGATCGGATGGGCATATGGTGTATGCGCTTTGTTGTTTACCTGGTCAAACGGAAAAATCACCTGGCTGGCTGTAGGCTGGCTGGCCAGCCTTGCGCTTTGTTCGGCTAACCACCTGCAATGGTTGCCGCAGTCGGGTTTTTTCAGGCAGGTCATCAGTCCGGTTGGCGAAGGATCAATGACCGCGTTTACCATCGGTGGCGCATTGGCGGCGGAGTTTTTCTGGAAGGAAAGCAACAAGCCCGGCTTCAAATTTTCAAAGCTGGTGCTGATTTTTGGAATCGCTGCCATCCTGCTTGCAGGTGCCGGATTTCTTTCCAGGCCTGAATGGGGGATTTCAAAAATGAGGGCAACGCCTTCGTGGGTATTGATCTGCTCTGCAATTATGCTGGTTTCCTTTTTATTCATTTACTGGCTGGTAGATATCCAACAGAAAAGCAATTGGTTCAGCCTGATCAAACCCGCCGGTACAGAAACCTTATTATGTTACCTGGTTCCCTATTATGCCTATGCGCTGGTTCAGCTGAACCACTTATGGTTACCCGACAGCCTGCTGACAGGCGGAATAGGCTTGCTGAAATCCCTGGCCTTTTCCTTATTGGTCATTATTATTGCCGGCTTACTTTCGAAGAAATGGATCAGGCTGAAGCTATAATAAAAAGGCCCCGGTTCAAGGGCCTTTTATTCTTTAAAAGCTATACCTGATTTGCAACCCCGCATTCCTGCCTGGCTCCATCACACCAATACTTTTGATCAGCGCTATATCATACAGGCGTTGGCCGACCCAAATTTCATGCCTGCCCTCTTTGTATGTATCAAATTCACGTTGGGGAATGGTGAGGTCGATCATCTCGCGGTTTCTTCGCGAAATATTCCTGTTTCGCCAGGTGCGGGAATATTGCAGTTTCACGAAACTGCGGTAAGCGGGTAATACGACCGGCCCTGATAGCATCAGGATATTCACTATGCCAAACAGGCACAAAGAAATTTTACCAGGTATTTCCCGCTTACCCAAGTGTCAGATGGATTTACGCATTTGCACCGTGACAGTTTTTGTATTTTTTGCCGCTGCCGCATGGACAAGGATCATTCCGGCCCACTTTGGGTCCGACCCTGATTGGTTCCTGCACT comes from Flavihumibacter fluvii and encodes:
- a CDS encoding heparan-alpha-glucosaminide N-acetyltransferase domain-containing protein; this translates as MSSPTIRIGAIDILRALTMLLMIFVNDLWSLKGIPDWLEHVPADADGMGLADTVFPGFLFIVGMSVPFAIRNRHQKGDSNWLVSWHILKRSFALLVMGVFLVNGEYINSAATGLPVLWWNVLSCTGFILLWNNYPKSLPRTVVIILQSLAAAVLLYLAIIFRGGEGSSLSRFSTWWWGILGLIGWAYGVCALLFTWSNGKITWLAVGWLASLALCSANHLQWLPQSGFFRQVISPVGEGSMTAFTIGGALAAEFFWKESNKPGFKFSKLVLIFGIAAILLAGAGFLSRPEWGISKMRATPSWVLICSAIMLVSFLFIYWLVDIQQKSNWFSLIKPAGTETLLCYLVPYYAYALVQLNHLWLPDSLLTGGIGLLKSLAFSLLVIIIAGLLSKKWIRLKL